One Cedecea neteri DNA segment encodes these proteins:
- a CDS encoding DotU family type IV/VI secretion system protein codes for MQLLDSYLPVFKQVLHITGGEDPTDYEPSRQLCIALFEKAEQEAALQDACADEKEAARIAVIAWLDEVILSSELPWRHHWRSELLQRKYLNITTAGELFFTQLEKLDAAYDEARKVFLFCLQQGFQGQYSTSEDKQQLHAVIEAQRTMCLPEQWQKWPNEAEIMPERIPKSTSMSQRLRPLIIAALGIFLLYSILFFALYNMS; via the coding sequence ATGCAGCTCCTCGACAGCTACCTCCCGGTCTTCAAACAGGTATTACACATTACCGGCGGAGAAGACCCTACCGACTATGAACCAAGCCGGCAGCTCTGCATCGCGCTGTTTGAAAAAGCAGAGCAAGAGGCTGCACTACAGGATGCCTGCGCGGATGAAAAAGAAGCAGCACGTATCGCTGTTATTGCCTGGCTTGATGAAGTGATTCTGAGCTCTGAGCTTCCCTGGCGGCATCACTGGAGAAGTGAACTGCTACAGCGGAAGTATTTGAATATCACGACCGCAGGCGAGCTTTTTTTTACTCAGCTTGAAAAGCTCGACGCTGCGTATGACGAGGCAAGAAAAGTCTTTCTCTTTTGCCTGCAGCAGGGTTTTCAGGGCCAGTACAGCACATCTGAAGACAAACAGCAGCTTCATGCCGTGATCGAAGCACAGCGAACAATGTGCTTACCCGAACAATGGCAAAAATGGCCGAATGAGGCGGAAATCATGCCTGAACGTATTCCAAAGTCGACATCTATGTCGCAGCGGTTACGCCCACTCATTATCGCCGCCCTGGGCATTTTCCTGCTTTATTCGATTCTATTTTTTGCCCTTTACAATATGTCCTGA
- the tssK gene encoding type VI secretion system baseplate subunit TssK: protein MYPELQQIYWYSGVYLQPQHLQSVDLHHNYMLARHRQLSQPWNTGLIHCDFNPETLVDFTLKIDRLQAILPSGDYLEYPGNCFLQPRMFRDAWKQIEKPFTLWLALRRFDPGHANVGDSPNSRWLNPRQEDVMKDVYFNGPECSVSRILYNVQILSDEEKDSVVDCEFLPLLRLRYENDRVVSDPNFAPPVITLNGSPVLKTMLDGLYAELANRAHQLAEYKRSDQLKNASRGDMTQLLVMRSLNRALPLLQHCCRVTSMHPWPIYGQLLQLIGELSSFSEQCSFNGEWEGETPLLPYDHFNLCACFSSARKFILALLNNLTLEDNTWVSLVADEQRVFSGDLQTLPWEKTGNVLLMLSSETMSNIDSSNFKVAAKSAIHTLIQHALPGIPVTRLTPTPRGVPNRKDAYYFMIQKQDNLWKSVENQKNIVFYWDDAPDDLLVQVIFMGAE, encoded by the coding sequence GTGTATCCTGAATTACAACAGATCTACTGGTACTCCGGTGTGTACCTCCAACCGCAGCATCTTCAGTCGGTCGATTTACACCACAATTACATGCTGGCTCGGCACCGTCAGCTATCACAGCCGTGGAACACCGGTCTTATTCACTGCGATTTCAACCCTGAAACGCTGGTGGACTTCACCCTAAAAATTGACAGGCTGCAGGCTATACTGCCCTCTGGTGATTATCTGGAATATCCAGGAAATTGCTTTTTACAGCCTCGTATGTTCCGGGATGCCTGGAAGCAAATTGAAAAACCATTCACGCTTTGGCTGGCATTACGGCGGTTCGATCCTGGCCACGCCAATGTCGGTGACTCCCCCAACAGTCGATGGTTAAACCCCCGCCAGGAAGACGTCATGAAAGACGTGTACTTCAACGGCCCGGAATGTAGCGTTTCCAGGATCCTTTACAATGTTCAAATTCTGAGTGACGAAGAAAAAGACTCCGTCGTTGACTGCGAGTTTTTACCTTTATTAAGGCTCCGGTATGAGAACGACAGGGTTGTCAGTGATCCAAATTTTGCTCCGCCCGTCATTACGCTGAACGGATCGCCGGTTCTGAAAACAATGCTGGACGGACTGTATGCTGAGCTAGCTAACCGTGCACATCAGTTGGCTGAATACAAACGTTCGGATCAACTCAAGAATGCCAGCAGAGGAGACATGACCCAGCTGCTAGTCATGCGCTCTTTAAACCGCGCTCTTCCCCTCTTACAGCATTGCTGCCGAGTTACCTCCATGCACCCGTGGCCCATTTATGGGCAGCTGTTGCAGCTTATCGGAGAACTGTCCAGCTTTAGTGAACAATGTTCATTCAATGGCGAGTGGGAAGGCGAAACGCCTTTACTGCCTTACGATCATTTCAACCTCTGCGCCTGTTTTAGCAGCGCTCGAAAATTCATTCTCGCCCTTCTGAACAACCTGACATTAGAAGACAACACTTGGGTATCACTGGTGGCAGACGAACAGCGGGTCTTTTCTGGCGATTTGCAGACGTTGCCCTGGGAAAAAACCGGCAATGTTCTCTTAATGCTGAGTTCAGAAACGATGTCCAACATAGACAGTTCAAATTTCAAAGTCGCCGCGAAATCAGCCATTCACACATTGATTCAGCACGCCCTTCCGGGCATCCCGGTCACCCGCCTCACTCCAACCCCTCGGGGTGTTCCTAACCGCAAGGATGCTTATTACTTCATGATACAGAAGCAAGACAATCTCTGGAAAAGTGTTGAAAATCAAAAAAATATTGTCTTCTACTGGGACGATGCACCCGATGATCTTCTGGTCCAGGTGATCTTTATGGGGGCGGAATAA
- the tssJ gene encoding type VI secretion system lipoprotein TssJ, protein MRRATTLIILLSALLLSGCAADTELQATEKQAIEQVKAPFAPGAITVQLMADPDLNTLNGIANSCTVLVIQANKAETLAQLFSTPLTLKNMFRAAGSHDDILKIDRYAAMPGQSATLHIDRSENTRFLAIVAGYYPFPQSQHMAIVPVPVASTNSGWLMPAWQAHLAPVTLDIRLGSDSITQFSGAEKSPFTLSSTALTDTGE, encoded by the coding sequence ATGCGCCGTGCAACAACGTTGATCATACTCCTTTCAGCCTTACTGTTAAGCGGCTGTGCTGCGGATACCGAATTGCAAGCAACGGAAAAACAGGCAATTGAACAGGTTAAGGCACCTTTCGCACCAGGCGCTATCACGGTTCAGCTTATGGCGGATCCCGACCTTAATACGCTGAACGGTATTGCAAACAGCTGTACCGTTTTGGTTATTCAGGCGAACAAAGCTGAGACGCTCGCGCAGCTTTTTTCAACGCCTCTAACGTTAAAAAATATGTTCCGGGCAGCAGGTAGTCATGACGACATACTCAAAATAGATCGCTACGCCGCCATGCCGGGGCAAAGCGCCACTCTGCATATAGACCGCAGCGAAAATACGCGCTTTCTTGCCATCGTAGCTGGCTATTACCCCTTCCCGCAGAGCCAGCATATGGCCATCGTGCCCGTGCCCGTTGCCAGTACAAATTCTGGTTGGTTGATGCCAGCCTGGCAAGCACACCTGGCTCCAGTCACGCTGGATATTCGGCTTGGCAGCGACAGCATCACTCAGTTCTCTGGCGCAGAAAAATCCCCCTTCACGCTCAGTAGCACCGCGCTAACGGACACAGGAGAGTAA
- the tssA gene encoding type VI secretion system protein TssA yields MQSDFSTLLAPISLDTPAGNNLEYESVFHEIHKARESDDDELPQGDWAVSEPRKADWELVLSLSKRALTEESKDLQLACWFVEAASHQKGLEGLLGGIDFLSEFITRFWYQCWPSLEEEGLTIRRSKLVRLDRELNKILLNLPMLRQANTTLARWRQILAFEHKINTHPRTFDELLAREGDLTMATFDKQATGFSSIEISQQAARVEQITTLLELLESRYASLSQDPEEGLFSLTRQTLNDLNDYLQRLTQRAIPVSDEAIVLTPALEETQPQSAETPVRHSPQTMSRELAISQMLAIAAYFRQSEPSSPVPFLMERAARWANMTITDWLQEMIEDSGSIREINNVLTGKVN; encoded by the coding sequence ATGCAGTCAGATTTTTCAACTCTGCTGGCTCCAATTTCGCTCGATACTCCCGCAGGAAATAACCTGGAGTATGAATCTGTATTCCACGAAATTCACAAGGCACGTGAAAGCGATGACGACGAGCTTCCCCAAGGAGATTGGGCCGTCAGCGAGCCTCGTAAGGCGGACTGGGAGCTGGTTCTGTCCTTGAGCAAACGAGCGCTGACAGAGGAAAGTAAAGACCTACAGTTGGCATGCTGGTTTGTCGAAGCAGCATCCCATCAAAAAGGGCTGGAAGGCCTGCTGGGTGGTATTGATTTTCTGAGCGAGTTTATCACACGTTTTTGGTACCAGTGCTGGCCGTCACTGGAAGAAGAAGGTCTCACCATCCGCAGAAGCAAGCTGGTACGGTTGGATCGCGAACTTAATAAAATTTTACTTAATCTGCCGATGCTGCGCCAGGCGAACACAACGCTGGCCAGATGGCGGCAGATTCTCGCGTTTGAACACAAAATCAATACTCACCCGAGGACCTTTGATGAGCTGTTAGCACGAGAAGGGGATCTGACGATGGCCACATTTGACAAACAGGCCACCGGGTTCTCCTCTATTGAAATCAGCCAGCAGGCCGCGCGGGTAGAACAAATAACAACGTTATTAGAGTTACTGGAAAGCCGTTATGCTTCACTAAGCCAGGATCCTGAAGAAGGATTATTTAGCTTAACCCGCCAAACGCTGAACGACCTTAATGATTACCTTCAGCGCCTCACACAGCGCGCAATCCCCGTCTCGGATGAGGCTATCGTTTTAACGCCCGCTCTCGAAGAAACACAACCTCAGTCAGCAGAAACACCGGTGCGCCATTCCCCTCAGACAATGAGTCGCGAGCTTGCTATTAGCCAGATGTTGGCTATTGCAGCCTATTTTCGCCAATCCGAACCTTCCAGCCCGGTTCCTTTCCTGATGGAGAGAGCGGCACGTTGGGCAAACATGACGATAACGGACTGGCTGCAGGAAATGATTGAGGACAGCGGTAGCATCAGAGAAATCAATAACGTACTTACGGGGAAAGTTAACTGA
- a CDS encoding PAAR domain-containing protein produces MAQPAARVSDMHVCPMIAPGVPPLPHVGGPILPPGVPTVLIGGLPAATVGSMATCVGPVDSIVMGSTKVLIGKKPAARMGDSCAHGGTIVAGCPKVLIG; encoded by the coding sequence ATGGCCCAGCCCGCAGCCCGCGTCTCAGACATGCATGTCTGCCCAATGATCGCCCCGGGAGTTCCTCCTTTACCCCATGTAGGCGGTCCCATTTTACCGCCCGGCGTTCCTACCGTGCTGATCGGCGGATTACCCGCAGCAACGGTGGGTTCGATGGCCACCTGCGTTGGTCCGGTGGACTCCATTGTAATGGGCAGCACGAAAGTGCTGATCGGCAAGAAACCAGCAGCGCGTATGGGCGATAGCTGCGCCCACGGCGGCACCATTGTTGCTGGTTGCCCCAAAGTATTAATTGGATAA
- a CDS encoding DUF6931 family protein has translation MTQNGFNPDKLLGENRWEEALHQWTYSFPVSQLGIQLVSLLREITPADIHPLLGEMHQQYCQYDNARRWRIFEQAQKQELNTPTGALALSLFWASGSMSPDDLPAVYPDPKLASQMLNCAVVMLAVGLGENPVEGTRNLMMRCQPKETL, from the coding sequence ATGACACAAAACGGATTCAATCCAGACAAGCTGCTGGGGGAAAATCGGTGGGAAGAGGCGCTGCATCAGTGGACCTATTCCTTTCCGGTCAGTCAACTGGGCATACAGCTTGTCTCACTCCTGCGCGAAATCACACCAGCAGACATCCATCCACTGCTGGGTGAAATGCACCAGCAATACTGCCAGTACGACAACGCACGCCGCTGGCGAATTTTCGAACAGGCTCAAAAGCAGGAGCTTAATACTCCAACCGGTGCTCTGGCGTTATCGCTGTTTTGGGCGAGTGGCAGCATGAGCCCGGACGATCTCCCTGCGGTCTACCCCGATCCGAAACTGGCGTCGCAAATGCTCAACTGTGCGGTCGTTATGCTTGCCGTCGGGCTAGGTGAAAACCCTGTTGAAGGCACCCGAAATTTGATGATGCGTTGCCAACCTAAGGAGACCTTGTAA
- a CDS encoding type VI secretion system Vgr family protein produces the protein MLNSTQLKTDQQNHFIRWNGDIADDMLLITLKGAESLSSSYKYELRSVTHKKESELLRWHGQEVSCQIGDGINELPQRLLHGIVTRICYAQRTPEEAECILTVEPLLSQLMLGQEMRIWQNISVPDLVHDLLNEHKISLLELQLNGSYEKREYCVQYRESALHFIQRLLEEEGIYYYFKHSETGHTLVLTDHAGGHSPIQGESLLWHHQGENISEASLKKLASVTTLLPAGVTLQGINMQQSAAIEDIKKANAQEASIDSAMFTDITPQGERSLIAQQAQNTLAAYEANNRRFDAIVLAHWLSAGETFDLKEHPADEKKFRIHTVSLEASNNFDNSSSSCFCSIEAMHADKPWHPPFKHRQPQIPGILTATVVGPDSEEIHTDEYGRIKIQFPWDKENKNDDTSSCWVRVAQSWAGGKFGAQFIPRVGSEVLVSFIQGNPDYPLVTGTVYNGQNKPPFDLPAQKTESGFITRSATKGSVEEGHRLSFDDKKGEELLTIVAQKDLALTVKNDVTSTIAANRNTELTKGNDLLLLKEGDLSLTLEKGNWQQEISGDVATKIKDGSYSLDVTGGGGDLKTEKALTIESTQSIELKVGDNKIAISTSGITINGTTFKLESSAGTEMKGATMKIEGSGSTEIKGAMVKVEGSGTAELKGAMVKVEGSGMTTISGGIINIG, from the coding sequence ATGTTAAACAGCACTCAACTCAAAACAGATCAGCAAAATCACTTCATTCGATGGAATGGGGATATTGCTGATGACATGCTGCTCATTACCCTGAAGGGTGCTGAGTCATTGTCGTCATCTTATAAGTATGAACTTCGCTCGGTTACGCATAAAAAAGAATCAGAATTACTTCGCTGGCACGGGCAGGAAGTCTCCTGCCAGATTGGAGACGGTATCAACGAACTTCCCCAGCGCCTTTTGCACGGCATTGTGACTCGAATTTGTTATGCCCAACGCACGCCTGAAGAAGCCGAATGCATCCTCACTGTAGAGCCGCTGCTTTCTCAACTGATGTTGGGTCAGGAAATGCGTATCTGGCAAAACATAAGTGTACCGGACCTGGTGCATGACTTACTCAATGAACACAAGATTAGCCTGTTAGAACTCCAGCTAAACGGCTCTTATGAAAAGCGCGAATATTGCGTGCAGTACCGGGAGTCGGCGCTTCACTTTATCCAACGACTTTTGGAAGAAGAAGGGATTTACTATTACTTCAAACATAGCGAAACCGGGCACACATTAGTCCTCACCGATCACGCTGGCGGCCACTCCCCTATCCAGGGGGAATCTTTACTCTGGCACCACCAGGGAGAAAATATCTCTGAAGCCAGCCTCAAAAAGCTGGCGTCCGTAACAACTCTGTTGCCGGCAGGCGTAACGCTGCAAGGTATCAATATGCAGCAGTCTGCGGCCATTGAAGATATTAAAAAAGCCAACGCGCAAGAAGCCAGTATCGACTCGGCGATGTTTACCGACATCACGCCGCAGGGCGAACGTTCGCTGATTGCCCAGCAAGCACAAAACACCCTTGCGGCATACGAAGCCAATAACCGCCGCTTTGATGCCATCGTGCTTGCTCACTGGCTAAGCGCTGGCGAAACGTTTGATCTGAAAGAACATCCTGCCGATGAAAAAAAATTCCGTATCCATACGGTGTCTCTGGAAGCATCCAATAATTTTGATAACAGCAGCAGCAGCTGTTTCTGCTCTATTGAAGCGATGCATGCCGACAAACCCTGGCATCCCCCTTTTAAACACCGTCAGCCTCAAATTCCAGGAATACTCACAGCAACCGTTGTCGGACCCGATTCGGAAGAGATCCATACCGATGAGTATGGCCGTATAAAAATCCAATTTCCCTGGGATAAAGAAAACAAAAACGACGATACCAGCTCCTGCTGGGTGCGGGTTGCACAAAGCTGGGCTGGTGGGAAGTTTGGCGCGCAATTTATTCCAAGGGTGGGTAGTGAAGTGCTGGTGAGTTTTATTCAGGGTAATCCCGATTATCCACTGGTAACCGGCACGGTCTACAACGGTCAGAACAAACCACCTTTCGATCTCCCCGCCCAAAAAACAGAGAGCGGATTCATCACCCGTAGTGCAACCAAAGGAAGCGTTGAGGAAGGCCACCGTCTGAGCTTTGACGATAAAAAGGGAGAAGAGTTACTGACCATTGTCGCGCAAAAAGACCTGGCGCTCACCGTCAAAAATGATGTTACGAGCACCATTGCAGCCAATCGTAATACGGAGCTCACCAAAGGTAACGACCTGCTGTTGCTAAAAGAGGGCGATCTGAGCCTCACGCTGGAAAAAGGGAACTGGCAGCAAGAGATCAGCGGTGACGTGGCCACAAAAATTAAAGACGGCAGCTATAGCCTCGATGTCACAGGCGGAGGTGGAGACCTCAAAACGGAGAAAGCCCTGACGATTGAGTCCACACAATCCATAGAACTAAAAGTGGGCGATAACAAAATCGCCATCTCCACCAGCGGGATCACTATCAACGGCACCACCTTCAAACTCGAAAGCAGCGCCGGGACGGAAATGAAAGGGGCAACCATGAAAATTGAAGGCAGCGGCAGCACTGAAATTAAGGGCGCAATGGTGAAAGTTGAAGGCAGCGGCACGGCTGAACTCAAAGGCGCAATGGTAAAAGTTGAAGGCAGCGGCATGACCACTATCTCTGGCGGAATTATTAACATTGGATAA
- the tssG gene encoding type VI secretion system baseplate subunit TssG, which translates to MALIPIVSKFSFYQQIRVMLRKLRKNTVSDDILLDEKFHISSTLSIDAPDGQIETLRQENHDAPVQVTTGFNGLTGAMGTLPTAYTEWLIERQYRYSDRSAKAFIDLFGHRLYCLDYLAWQKHHLYALAESQEEKPLQVAILALTGLLADANSPALAMHAPLFASPVRSMVNLERWLSQRFGVAATIVPFTGGWRTVEREEHCQLSNPNQTLATAPMIGSARLEVHSHFDVILGPMSPETSRQFIPSGKAREAVWSCIRDYVGPVVDFSVSLVISSANLAPRSLGMAALGLDLCLGHTNGSHLHQVRLPAPVFSSG; encoded by the coding sequence ATGGCTCTGATTCCCATCGTGAGCAAATTCAGTTTCTACCAGCAAATCCGTGTAATGCTGCGTAAGTTGAGAAAGAACACTGTCTCTGATGACATCTTGCTTGATGAAAAATTTCACATTTCATCGACGCTATCTATTGACGCACCTGACGGGCAAATAGAAACCCTTCGCCAGGAAAACCACGATGCTCCCGTGCAGGTTACCACCGGGTTCAACGGGTTAACGGGCGCAATGGGCACGCTTCCTACGGCCTACACCGAATGGCTGATTGAACGCCAGTATCGTTACAGCGATCGCAGTGCGAAGGCATTTATCGATCTGTTCGGTCACCGCCTTTATTGTCTCGACTATCTCGCCTGGCAAAAACACCACCTTTATGCCCTTGCGGAATCTCAGGAGGAGAAGCCGTTACAGGTTGCCATTCTGGCATTAACGGGTCTGCTTGCCGACGCCAACTCGCCGGCACTCGCGATGCATGCCCCACTCTTTGCGTCACCCGTTCGCTCTATGGTTAACCTTGAACGCTGGCTCAGCCAACGATTCGGCGTTGCGGCAACCATTGTGCCCTTTACTGGCGGATGGAGGACGGTAGAAAGAGAAGAGCATTGCCAGCTGAGTAACCCCAATCAAACGCTCGCCACTGCCCCCATGATTGGCAGCGCACGCCTTGAAGTACATTCCCATTTTGATGTGATTCTTGGTCCTATGTCCCCCGAAACATCACGCCAGTTTATCCCCTCAGGAAAAGCCAGAGAAGCTGTCTGGTCCTGCATTCGTGATTATGTCGGGCCCGTGGTGGATTTTTCTGTGTCGTTGGTCATCAGCAGCGCCAACCTTGCGCCTCGCTCATTGGGGATGGCGGCATTAGGCCTGGACCTTTGCCTTGGACACACTAACGGGTCGCACCTGCATCAGGTGCGGCTCCCTGCCCCTGTCTTCTCATCAGGATGA
- the tssF gene encoding type VI secretion system baseplate subunit TssF — MTVTEDFISMNKLLSYYQKELRFLKEHGKVFARRFPKIARRLGFVEGESEDPHVSRLIESFALLTSRIHQRLDDDIPEVVDALLSTLAPQFLRTLPSACIVTITPDILRSGITDKNLFDAGTFLFTRQNPELPYQFKTVYPVTLLPISINEATLCFDSDELSWKLRLFFQVWPGAKLFNERVRLFLHGPVNAVNTLYTLLCSEVERLILRQNDISISLDPNALSSVGFAVDEALLTPDPRIAPIHILLMDYFWFPQKFSFIDIQLPEGFSVQANGEFELEVVLKRNALTERLEKMAVLVDKNFFRLNCTPAVNLFPQRAEPITLTNSMPDYPIVPDVRHQNQIHVWAVHQVSVQRKVNNSIEHIPVLPLLESHISSANEHDSGLNWQVLRREIPSGNGLELKHFIAFSEHKARPLSSSPEIVTINMTCTNHELPRQLKYGHPDGDFDSSAPIAGLNITSLTHPSSPVNPLEKSAVRWHFLSQLSLNHQLLDGKQGAQRLKDMLALYNIAGDTEKARLVSMIKNLSCEPVTARLISNDPHSIARGISISLTFSHDALREPDYYLLCCLLDRLLALYAPVNSFTRLTTSIEQEAQTTRIWPVRAGRLSWL; from the coding sequence ATGACTGTAACGGAAGATTTTATCTCCATGAATAAATTGCTTTCTTATTATCAGAAAGAGCTCCGATTTTTAAAGGAACACGGAAAGGTTTTTGCCCGCCGTTTCCCGAAAATCGCACGTCGTCTCGGGTTCGTTGAAGGTGAATCAGAAGATCCTCATGTCAGTCGCCTCATTGAGTCCTTTGCGCTATTAACGTCCCGTATTCACCAGCGCCTGGATGATGACATTCCCGAGGTTGTTGATGCCTTGCTCAGTACCCTCGCACCCCAATTTTTACGCACGCTGCCTTCAGCGTGTATTGTGACAATCACACCGGATATCTTGCGCTCAGGGATCACAGACAAAAATCTGTTTGATGCAGGCACGTTTCTTTTTACACGACAAAATCCAGAGTTACCTTATCAATTTAAAACTGTCTACCCGGTAACGTTGTTGCCTATATCGATTAACGAAGCAACGCTCTGTTTTGATAGCGATGAATTAAGCTGGAAGCTACGATTGTTTTTCCAGGTTTGGCCCGGTGCAAAGCTGTTCAATGAGCGAGTACGCCTTTTTCTTCACGGCCCGGTTAATGCTGTAAATACGCTTTATACTTTGCTCTGCTCAGAGGTTGAGCGGCTCATACTCCGCCAGAATGACATCAGTATTTCTTTAGATCCCAATGCACTGTCCTCAGTGGGATTTGCAGTGGATGAAGCTCTACTCACGCCAGATCCTCGCATCGCCCCTATTCATATCTTATTAATGGATTATTTTTGGTTTCCACAAAAATTCTCTTTTATCGATATTCAGCTTCCTGAAGGTTTCAGCGTTCAGGCCAATGGTGAATTTGAATTAGAGGTTGTATTAAAACGAAATGCATTAACTGAGCGATTGGAAAAAATGGCCGTCTTAGTCGACAAAAATTTTTTCCGACTCAATTGTACGCCTGCAGTTAACTTATTTCCGCAGCGAGCAGAGCCTATTACGCTGACAAATAGCATGCCGGATTACCCCATCGTGCCTGATGTTCGCCATCAGAATCAAATTCATGTATGGGCGGTTCACCAGGTTTCCGTGCAACGCAAAGTGAATAATAGTATTGAGCATATCCCTGTGCTTCCTCTTTTGGAAAGCCATATTTCCTCCGCCAACGAGCATGATTCTGGTCTCAACTGGCAGGTCTTACGTCGTGAAATCCCTTCTGGAAATGGGCTGGAATTAAAGCACTTTATCGCTTTCAGCGAGCATAAAGCACGCCCGTTATCTTCAAGCCCTGAAATCGTCACAATTAATATGACCTGTACAAATCACGAGTTGCCACGCCAGCTGAAGTATGGCCACCCGGACGGCGATTTTGATTCATCAGCGCCAATTGCAGGTTTGAATATTACCAGCCTGACTCATCCAAGTAGTCCTGTAAATCCTCTGGAAAAAAGCGCCGTGCGCTGGCATTTCCTTTCACAGCTTTCACTCAACCATCAGTTACTTGATGGGAAGCAAGGCGCTCAGCGTTTGAAGGATATGTTGGCGCTTTACAATATCGCCGGGGATACCGAAAAAGCACGTCTGGTTAGTATGATAAAAAATCTATCCTGCGAACCCGTAACGGCCAGGCTCATCAGTAACGACCCGCACTCCATTGCACGTGGAATATCGATATCCCTGACGTTTAGCCACGATGCCTTGCGGGAGCCTGATTATTACCTGCTTTGCTGCCTGCTCGACCGTCTTCTGGCGCTTTACGCACCGGTGAACAGTTTCACCCGCCTGACAACATCAATAGAGCAAGAAGCGCAAACAACGCGTATCTGGCCTGTCCGCGCCGGGAGGCTGTCATGGCTCTGA
- a CDS encoding GPW/gp25 family protein → MIPSLLSRLSDNHPCELEDNYHCEEKPEETLLKELMMMLMSRTRTPDIEDIQYVNASVLNYGIDESFSRVREVNKRKSTIEKRLMNAIARFEPRLTDMSVASHTGKNQNIIFTLQGYYAQYPVLFELEWDDCNGRFYLHE, encoded by the coding sequence ATGATACCTTCGCTTCTTTCCAGACTCAGTGATAATCATCCTTGTGAGCTTGAGGATAATTATCACTGTGAAGAAAAACCAGAGGAAACATTATTAAAAGAACTGATGATGATGCTGATGTCCCGTACTCGTACACCGGACATCGAAGACATCCAGTATGTTAATGCATCGGTATTGAATTACGGCATTGACGAATCATTCAGCAGAGTACGTGAAGTGAATAAACGTAAATCAACAATAGAAAAACGCTTAATGAATGCCATTGCCAGATTTGAGCCCCGCCTGACAGACATGTCGGTAGCAAGCCATACGGGCAAAAACCAAAACATCATTTTCACGCTGCAAGGATATTACGCTCAATACCCAGTGCTCTTCGAGCTGGAGTGGGATGACTGTAACGGAAGATTTTATCTCCATGAATAA